A genome region from Chengkuizengella sp. SCS-71B includes the following:
- the spoIIIAC gene encoding stage III sporulation protein AC yields MNVDINMIFQIAGIGIIISMIHTVLKQMGKEDIAHWTTLIGFIIVLFMVIRLLDDLFQEIKTIFLFQ; encoded by the coding sequence ATGAATGTGGATATTAATATGATCTTTCAAATTGCAGGTATCGGAATCATTATTTCTATGATTCACACAGTTCTAAAACAGATGGGTAAAGAAGATATAGCTCATTGGACGACATTGATTGGTTTTATAATCGTTTTGTTCATGGTCATTAGACTGCTAGATGATTTATTTCAAGAAATTAAAACGATTTTTCTTTTTCAGTAG
- the spoIIIAE gene encoding stage III sporulation protein AE: protein MTRNIGIGFSLLVISFILIGGDFIYADSPTDIILKETTENLNTDQVEQYWKNLLKEYGGYFPGNNPSLMDMILSGGKDFSLSQVFMGLLKYLLHEILYNGKLLVTIVILAVFSMILETLQSAFERNSVSKVAYAVSYIVLIIIVINSFSVAIGYAKTAIENMIHFMIAMIPLLLTLLVSMGSFATASIMHPLIIFMIHTTGTLIYTVVFPLLFFSAVLHIVSSISDKYSVSQLADLLRNISIGIFGALVTVFLGVISVQGATSAVSDGVTIRTAKYVTSNFVPVIGRMFSDASDTVIGASLLVKNAIGLVGVVILIFLCVFPAIKILTLALIYNLSAAIMQPLGDSPIVKCLFTIGKSMIYVFAALAAVGLMFFLAITIIITAGNVSVMMR from the coding sequence ATGACTCGCAATATCGGTATCGGATTCAGCCTTTTAGTTATAAGTTTCATTTTAATAGGAGGAGATTTCATATATGCTGATTCTCCAACAGATATCATTCTTAAAGAAACAACTGAAAACTTAAATACAGATCAAGTAGAACAGTATTGGAAAAACCTGCTCAAAGAGTATGGGGGATATTTTCCGGGAAATAATCCGAGTTTAATGGATATGATTCTATCAGGCGGGAAAGATTTTAGTCTCTCACAAGTATTTATGGGGTTGCTTAAGTATCTTTTACATGAAATTTTATATAATGGAAAGCTGTTAGTTACAATTGTAATCTTAGCGGTTTTTAGCATGATTCTAGAAACATTGCAAAGCGCTTTTGAAAGAAATTCAGTGAGTAAAGTAGCTTATGCAGTATCATATATTGTCCTTATTATTATTGTCATCAATAGTTTTAGTGTGGCTATCGGTTATGCAAAAACGGCAATAGAGAATATGATTCACTTTATGATCGCCATGATACCACTATTATTAACATTGTTAGTTTCGATGGGCAGCTTTGCGACAGCTTCAATTATGCATCCATTGATCATTTTTATGATTCATACAACAGGAACATTGATTTATACCGTCGTATTTCCTTTATTGTTTTTTTCTGCAGTACTGCACATTGTGAGCTCGATATCAGATAAATATAGCGTGAGTCAATTAGCAGATTTACTACGAAATATCAGTATAGGAATTTTTGGTGCATTAGTGACTGTCTTTTTAGGTGTAATTTCCGTGCAAGGAGCTACCAGTGCAGTAAGTGATGGTGTGACTATTCGTACAGCCAAATATGTAACAAGTAATTTTGTGCCTGTTATTGGAAGAATGTTTTCAGATGCGTCAGATACTGTTATTGGAGCTTCGTTACTCGTGAAAAATGCAATTGGTTTAGTTGGGGTTGTCATTCTCATCTTTTTATGTGTGTTTCCAGCCATTAAGATTTTAACATTGGCTTTAATATATAACTTATCTGCAGCGATCATGCAGCCTTTAGGAGACAGTCCTATTGTTAAATGTCTTTTCACCATCGGTAAAAGTATGATTTATGTATTTGCTGCTCTTGCAGCTGTAGGTCTGATGTTCTTCTTAGCGATTACGATCATTATCACTGCTGGAAATGTTTCAGTCATGATGAGATAA
- a CDS encoding SpoIIIAH-like family protein: protein MRSRRQTIWLVSMLSIMVLLSGYYLFSEDANEMDTLNESVINDINEGETEIGMDSTNMTENVDVDSLEWLEEVALEVEEETDVKTDEEVLQQIQVEGIGEDYYTAAKMQRLDDMGKEMETLLAVVANSENSEAYTKAYDDIQAMEDKGTKVEFIEEQLMQTYPEAMVTEKDDQWKVEIQTNKLEKSEAVSIIDLVVSELEVKPGQVTVTVRP, encoded by the coding sequence ATGAGATCAAGAAGACAAACAATATGGCTAGTTTCTATGTTAAGTATAATGGTGTTGTTATCAGGTTATTATTTATTTTCAGAAGATGCTAATGAAATGGATACGTTAAATGAGTCCGTGATTAATGATATTAATGAAGGTGAAACTGAAATCGGGATGGATTCAACAAATATGACAGAAAACGTTGACGTTGATTCACTTGAATGGTTAGAGGAAGTAGCTTTAGAAGTTGAAGAGGAAACCGATGTGAAAACAGATGAAGAGGTACTGCAACAAATTCAGGTAGAAGGAATAGGAGAAGATTACTATACTGCTGCTAAAATGCAAAGGTTAGATGATATGGGAAAAGAAATGGAAACCTTATTAGCGGTAGTAGCAAACTCTGAAAATAGTGAAGCCTATACAAAAGCTTATGATGATATCCAAGCCATGGAGGACAAAGGGACAAAAGTTGAGTTTATAGAAGAACAATTAATGCAAACTTATCCCGAAGCAATGGTTACTGAGAAGGACGATCAATGGAAAGTAGAGATACAGACAAATAAACTAGAAAAAAGTGAAGCCGTATCTATTATAGATTTAGTAGTAAGTGAATTAGAGGTAAAACCTGGCCAAGTAACAGTTACAGTTAGACCATAG
- a CDS encoding YqhV family protein codes for MGGKQALNKFVLSMVILRLLSGSIEIIAAFIMFRLNQIEKALIVNTGLALVGPIILITTTSIGLLGIADKLSVSKLCWIFIGVSCIFIGIVKK; via the coding sequence ATGGGGGGAAAGCAAGCCTTGAATAAGTTTGTATTGAGTATGGTTATATTACGGTTATTATCTGGAAGCATAGAGATTATTGCAGCATTTATTATGTTCCGATTAAACCAAATAGAAAAAGCTTTGATAGTTAATACAGGTCTTGCATTAGTGGGACCTATAATTTTGATTACAACAACCTCTATTGGACTTCTTGGCATTGCTGATAAGTTATCGGTTAGTAAGTTATGCTGGATCTTCATCGGTGTGAGCTGTATTTTTATTGGCATTGTTAAAAAGTAA
- a CDS encoding phosphosulfolactate synthase — MRIVSDINWEQKLMDPIGERTHKPRITGITMVIDKGMGLYAFEDFLNTTSEYIDIIKLGFGTSPLYPKQVLENKIGLAKKHNITITPGGTFLEVAISQNCVNSYFKMIKDLGFNGIEVSDGTIELSRQYRDDLIKFGLEEGLNVFTEYGKKKKGMKLNLNKLIHTVHQDLDKGASLVTIEGRESGVEVGVFDEYGKCNKDDFLQIINSVSYPEKIMWEAPLKSQQIFFINNLGPKANLGNISPEEVFALESIRRGLRSDTFHLAHK, encoded by the coding sequence ATGCGTATCGTCTCTGATATTAATTGGGAGCAAAAACTAATGGATCCCATTGGGGAAAGAACACATAAACCTAGGATTACTGGGATCACCATGGTGATTGATAAAGGAATGGGTCTGTATGCTTTTGAAGATTTTTTAAATACTACTTCTGAATATATAGATATTATTAAACTTGGATTTGGAACCTCTCCTTTGTACCCCAAACAAGTTTTAGAAAATAAAATTGGACTAGCAAAAAAACATAATATTACCATCACACCTGGGGGAACATTTTTAGAAGTTGCCATTAGCCAAAATTGTGTTAACTCATATTTTAAAATGATAAAGGATCTAGGATTTAATGGAATTGAAGTTTCTGATGGAACCATAGAATTAAGTCGACAGTATAGAGATGATTTAATAAAATTCGGACTTGAAGAAGGTTTAAATGTATTTACGGAATATGGGAAAAAAAAGAAAGGAATGAAACTTAATTTAAATAAACTTATTCATACGGTCCATCAAGATCTAGATAAAGGAGCGAGTTTAGTCACGATAGAGGGAAGAGAATCCGGTGTTGAAGTGGGGGTTTTTGACGAGTATGGAAAATGTAATAAGGATGATTTCCTGCAAATTATAAACAGTGTCTCTTATCCAGAGAAGATCATGTGGGAAGCTCCTTTAAAATCTCAGCAGATCTTTTTCATTAATAACTTAGGCCCAAAAGCCAACTTAGGAAATATTTCACCTGAGGAAGTTTTTGCTCTTGAGTCTATCCGTAGAGGTTTACGATCAGACACTTTCCATCTAGCACATAAATAG
- a CDS encoding Xaa-Pro peptidase family protein — translation MEKLRTQRLREKLSELALDGILITNEYNRRYMTGFTGSAGYVLITAEQAILFSDFRYKTQAPVQAKHFEFVELESPVPLNTIKSKLDEFGIQKLGFEQNDVNFGFYTKLSQAFGDTKLVPTDSVVEMLRAEKDDSELKIMQKAADIADNAFSHIINFIKPGLSEKDIALELEIFMRKQGAQSSSFEIIVASGERSALPHGIASDRIVQNNEFVKLDFGAIYNGYCSDITRTLFVGTPTDKHKEIYNIVLEAQMNALNNLKAGVTGKQGDAFARDVIAKHGYADHFGHGLGHALGLEVHESPRLSPMANDVIKQNMVLTVEPGIYIPDFGGVRIEDDVVITETGIHNLTHATKEFIILK, via the coding sequence ATGGAAAAACTAAGAACCCAGAGGCTTAGAGAAAAATTAAGTGAGTTAGCACTAGACGGTATTTTGATTACAAACGAATATAATAGGAGATATATGACTGGTTTCACAGGGTCCGCTGGTTATGTTTTAATTACAGCAGAACAAGCAATATTATTTTCAGATTTTAGATATAAAACTCAGGCCCCCGTACAAGCAAAACATTTTGAATTTGTAGAGTTAGAGAGTCCCGTACCATTAAATACAATAAAATCAAAATTAGATGAATTTGGAATTCAGAAATTAGGCTTTGAACAAAATGATGTGAACTTTGGATTTTATACAAAATTATCTCAAGCATTTGGAGATACTAAATTAGTTCCCACCGACTCCGTTGTGGAGATGTTAAGAGCAGAAAAGGACGACTCTGAATTAAAAATAATGCAGAAAGCAGCAGACATTGCAGATAATGCATTCTCACATATTATTAACTTTATTAAACCTGGATTATCTGAGAAAGATATCGCACTTGAGCTTGAAATTTTTATGAGAAAACAAGGTGCTCAGTCCTCATCCTTTGAAATAATAGTAGCTTCAGGAGAAAGGTCAGCCCTTCCTCATGGGATAGCTAGTGATCGAATTGTACAAAATAATGAATTTGTAAAACTAGACTTTGGAGCAATATATAATGGATATTGTTCAGACATTACAAGAACTTTATTTGTAGGAACCCCAACAGATAAACATAAGGAGATTTATAATATTGTATTGGAAGCACAGATGAACGCATTAAACAATCTGAAAGCTGGAGTGACGGGTAAACAAGGAGATGCTTTTGCTCGTGATGTTATTGCTAAGCACGGATATGCAGATCATTTTGGTCATGGTTTAGGTCATGCTTTAGGATTAGAGGTTCATGAATCACCTAGACTAAGTCCAATGGCTAATGATGTCATTAAACAGAATATGGTACTTACAGTAGAGCCAGGAATTTATATACCAGATTTTGGCGGAGTGCGAATTGAAGATGATGTTGTGATCACAGAGACAGGTATTCATAACTTAACACATGCTACTAAAGAATTTATTATTTTAAAGTAA
- the spoIIIAB gene encoding stage III sporulation protein SpoIIIAB, whose product MLNLIGAMFIIISGTMIGFYQANQYINRPRQIRHMIHALQRLETEIHYGYTPLPDALEKISKVIPDPLGFIIYEIKKQLTDNIGTTVMNAWQEKFQNYWKKTSFKNAEKEMILQVGSTLGISDREDQIKHLRLAISQLQSEEEMAKEEQNRYAKMWRSLGMLIGVLVVIIML is encoded by the coding sequence ATGTTAAATCTCATTGGTGCAATGTTTATTATCATTTCAGGTACGATGATTGGTTTTTATCAAGCAAATCAATATATAAATCGTCCTAGACAAATTCGTCATATGATTCATGCATTACAACGATTAGAAACTGAAATTCATTATGGTTATACTCCGCTGCCAGATGCATTAGAAAAAATTTCAAAAGTCATTCCAGATCCTTTAGGATTTATAATCTATGAAATTAAGAAACAATTAACTGACAATATAGGCACAACGGTAATGAACGCTTGGCAGGAAAAATTTCAAAATTACTGGAAAAAAACATCTTTTAAAAATGCAGAGAAAGAAATGATTTTGCAAGTAGGTTCAACACTTGGTATTTCAGATCGGGAGGATCAAATTAAACATTTACGTCTAGCAATCAGTCAACTTCAAAGTGAAGAAGAAATGGCGAAGGAAGAGCAAAATAGATATGCAAAAATGTGGCGCAGCTTAGGGATGTTAATTGGAGTATTAGTCGTCATTATCATGCTTTAG
- a CDS encoding DUF441 domain-containing protein translates to MNGDVLLVILILIGLVGRSHIITIAACLLLIIKLISLERYLPAIERRGLEFGLLFLTMAVLVPFANNKITYKEILSIFTSWPGIIALVGGAIATHMNGRGLELLKLDPQIIVGLVIGSIFGIIFLKGIPVGPLMAAGITALLIKMTNYLFDIFN, encoded by the coding sequence ATGAACGGTGATGTTCTTTTAGTGATACTCATTTTGATTGGTTTAGTAGGTAGATCTCATATTATCACGATCGCTGCTTGTTTGTTATTAATTATTAAATTGATTAGTTTAGAGAGATATCTTCCAGCCATTGAACGAAGAGGTTTGGAATTTGGTTTGTTATTTTTAACAATGGCTGTCTTAGTTCCCTTTGCGAACAATAAAATTACATATAAAGAGATTTTATCCATATTTACCTCTTGGCCTGGAATCATTGCTCTAGTAGGGGGGGCTATCGCCACTCATATGAATGGCAGGGGTTTGGAACTATTGAAATTAGACCCACAAATAATTGTAGGTCTAGTTATCGGTTCTATTTTTGGAATTATATTTTTAAAAGGAATACCCGTAGGGCCATTAATGGCTGCTGGTATTACCGCTTTGTTGATTAAAATGACTAACTATTTATTTGACATCTTCAACTAA
- the spoIIIAG gene encoding stage III sporulation protein AG — MGRLLGIIEKWVGGEKGGEKRIQTFRWLLIIGLIGVILMIMNSFINVDSIDDSQSDRASPESASLPVIGEEKFKLPFDEYEEQYEMRLKEILEKIVGVGNVDVMVTIESTEENIVFENKKDSQQVTNEKDTNGATRHITDVSRSGEIVLFEVEGNKTPIYVKKIKPQIRGVIIVANGAENLTVKEMIYDSVRKGLEVPGHRIQINPRKQSG, encoded by the coding sequence TTGGGAAGACTGCTTGGAATCATCGAAAAATGGGTAGGAGGTGAAAAAGGGGGGGAGAAACGAATACAAACCTTTAGATGGCTGCTCATCATTGGTTTAATAGGTGTAATTTTAATGATAATGAACTCATTTATTAACGTAGATAGTATAGATGATTCTCAAAGTGATCGTGCCTCTCCTGAGAGTGCTAGTTTACCCGTTATAGGAGAAGAAAAATTTAAATTACCATTTGATGAGTATGAAGAACAATATGAAATGCGATTAAAAGAAATTCTAGAAAAAATCGTTGGTGTTGGAAATGTCGATGTGATGGTCACTATTGAATCAACAGAGGAAAACATCGTGTTTGAAAATAAAAAAGATTCACAGCAGGTGACAAATGAAAAAGATACAAATGGTGCTACAAGGCATATTACAGATGTATCTAGAAGTGGTGAAATTGTTCTCTTTGAGGTTGAAGGTAATAAAACACCAATCTATGTAAAGAAAATCAAGCCACAAATTCGAGGTGTGATTATAGTAGCAAATGGAGCTGAGAATTTAACGGTGAAGGAAATGATATATGATTCGGTTCGAAAAGGGTTAGAGGTACCGGGTCATCGTATTCAAATTAATCCTAGGAAACAATCAGGGTAA
- the efp gene encoding elongation factor P, which yields MVSVNDFKTGLTIEVDGDIFSVLEFQHVKPGKGAAFVRSKLRNLRNGNIAEKTFRGGENVNRAHVETKEMQYLYASGDEYTFMDLETYDQFTLNEDQLEWELNFLLENANVKIISYQGEILGINLPNTVDLKVVETEPGIKGNTATGATKNAKLETGLNVQVPLFINEDDTLVINTTDGKYVSRA from the coding sequence ATGGTATCAGTAAATGATTTTAAGACAGGATTAACTATTGAAGTAGATGGAGATATATTCTCCGTATTAGAATTCCAGCATGTTAAACCAGGTAAAGGAGCAGCGTTTGTTCGTTCAAAATTAAGAAATTTACGCAACGGGAACATTGCTGAGAAAACATTCCGTGGTGGGGAAAATGTGAATCGTGCTCATGTTGAAACTAAAGAAATGCAATATTTATACGCAAGCGGTGATGAGTATACATTTATGGATTTAGAAACCTATGATCAATTTACCTTGAATGAAGATCAATTAGAATGGGAATTAAATTTTCTTTTGGAAAATGCAAATGTGAAAATCATAAGTTATCAAGGGGAAATTTTAGGGATTAATTTACCTAATACAGTAGATCTTAAAGTTGTTGAAACTGAACCTGGTATTAAAGGGAATACAGCAACAGGAGCAACGAAAAATGCTAAGCTTGAAACAGGGTTAAATGTACAGGTGCCATTGTTTATCAATGAAGATGATACTTTAGTTATTAATACAACAGATGGTAAATACGTCTCTCGTGCCTAA
- the comB gene encoding 2-phosphosulfolactate phosphatase gives MQIEVVPNVNEARSDSFINKTVIVIDVLRATSSIVTALECGSDGVIPVETVKDAKSYETKNDLLSGERYCKKISGFDLGNSPLEFLNHDLQGKRIIMTTSNGTRAIQKSHKAAHVIAGTILNASNCAKEAFHLKRDIVMLCAGTQDQYSLEDGLCAGLIIHELKKLQEEGIHLNDFSKAMYLSFLQAENELQHTILHCSNGKKLSKMGFTEDVIFCTKQNEYSIVPILRDNIMVSM, from the coding sequence ATGCAAATTGAGGTTGTGCCAAATGTAAACGAAGCAAGATCAGATAGCTTTATTAATAAAACAGTAATTGTGATTGATGTTCTAAGAGCTACTAGCTCTATTGTTACAGCACTTGAATGCGGGAGTGATGGCGTCATACCTGTAGAAACGGTAAAAGATGCTAAAAGTTATGAGACAAAAAATGATTTACTTAGTGGTGAACGGTATTGCAAAAAGATATCTGGATTTGATTTAGGGAATTCACCCTTAGAGTTTTTAAATCATGATCTACAAGGAAAACGAATAATTATGACTACTTCGAACGGAACTCGTGCGATTCAAAAATCACATAAAGCAGCTCATGTCATTGCAGGAACGATATTAAATGCATCTAATTGTGCTAAAGAAGCCTTTCATTTAAAAAGAGATATCGTTATGTTATGTGCAGGAACACAAGATCAATATTCATTAGAGGATGGACTATGTGCTGGTCTCATCATCCATGAACTCAAAAAACTTCAAGAGGAAGGGATACATCTTAACGACTTCAGTAAGGCTATGTATTTAAGCTTTTTACAAGCTGAAAATGAGTTGCAGCATACTATATTACATTGTAGTAATGGAAAGAAATTAAGTAAGATGGGATTCACAGAAGATGTCATTTTTTGCACAAAGCAAAATGAATATTCAATTGTTCCAATTTTACGTGACAACATTATGGTGTCTATGTGA
- a CDS encoding aspartate kinase codes for MSLVVMKFGGSSVGSAERIKKVAERIIEKKREGHQCVVVVSAMGDTTDELVDLCNQLTDHPPAREMDMLLSTGEQVSMSLLSMSIQHMGYRAISLTGWQSGMTTDCNHGNAKIVNIKPNRIYKALEEEKIVIIAGFQGLSEEGEISTLGRGGSDTTAVALAAAINADLCEIYTDVDGVYSTDPRIVRVAQKLDEISYEEMLELAQLGAAVLHPRAVEYAKNYNVPLVVRSSFSHREGTLVMEGNAVEKSMVVRGIAYDKNVARISVLEVEDIPGILATVFGALADAGIDVDIIVQSGVRNGAADFSFSIANTDVEKAMVVMEELRSTVTFREVTYETDLVKVSIVGAGMVSNPGVAAKMFRVISQQEVSIKLVSTSEIKTSCVIDRDKLTEVILALHTAYGLDANQQAFVGGPKERR; via the coding sequence TTGTCTTTAGTTGTAATGAAGTTTGGTGGAAGTTCTGTAGGAAGCGCTGAACGTATTAAAAAGGTTGCAGAACGGATTATAGAGAAAAAACGAGAAGGCCATCAGTGTGTTGTTGTAGTATCTGCAATGGGTGACACTACAGATGAACTAGTAGATTTATGCAACCAATTGACCGATCATCCACCTGCACGTGAGATGGATATGTTATTATCCACAGGTGAGCAGGTCTCTATGTCATTGCTGTCTATGTCCATTCAGCATATGGGTTATAGAGCAATTTCATTAACGGGATGGCAAAGTGGAATGACTACAGATTGTAATCATGGAAATGCCAAAATAGTCAATATTAAACCAAACAGAATCTATAAAGCGCTAGAGGAAGAAAAGATTGTTATTATAGCTGGATTCCAAGGGTTATCTGAAGAAGGTGAAATTTCAACACTTGGAAGAGGTGGTTCAGATACAACTGCTGTCGCTTTAGCGGCTGCAATAAATGCAGACCTTTGTGAGATTTATACAGACGTAGATGGAGTTTATTCTACTGATCCTCGTATTGTAAGGGTTGCTCAAAAACTTGATGAAATTTCTTATGAAGAAATGCTAGAATTGGCGCAACTCGGAGCAGCAGTTCTTCATCCAAGAGCTGTTGAATATGCTAAAAATTATAATGTTCCTTTAGTTGTACGTTCAAGTTTTAGTCATAGAGAAGGAACATTGGTTATGGAGGGTAACGCAGTGGAAAAAAGTATGGTCGTTCGTGGTATTGCATATGACAAGAATGTTGCTAGAATCAGTGTTTTGGAAGTTGAGGATATTCCGGGGATATTAGCAACTGTATTTGGTGCATTAGCAGATGCGGGAATCGACGTCGATATTATTGTACAGAGTGGAGTTCGAAATGGTGCTGCTGATTTTTCATTCAGTATTGCCAATACAGATGTGGAAAAAGCTATGGTTGTAATGGAAGAATTGAGATCTACAGTTACGTTTAGAGAAGTAACTTATGAAACTGACCTTGTGAAAGTATCCATTGTTGGAGCTGGGATGGTGAGTAATCCAGGTGTAGCTGCAAAAATGTTCAGAGTGATTTCTCAACAAGAAGTGAGCATAAAATTAGTTAGTACTTCTGAGATAAAAACCTCTTGTGTAATTGATCGGGATAAATTAACAGAAGTGATTTTAGCATTGCATACAGCATACGGCTTAGATGCAAATCAACAAGCATTTGTGGGCGGACCTAAAGAGCGAAGATAG
- the spoIIIAF gene encoding stage III sporulation protein AF, which yields MLQWLSSWLREIILVILLASFVDLILPSNKMQRYVKVVISLFILMTILSPIVSLLKVEWDFDQLNNQFQLDEVSTNNYGSMSEILQDGEKLKDQNEQETAKLIQTKMEDMIHRQLEEQMSVAVQSVSVKVLFEDSNEPKVGEMVIVLQSQMKPDQTMEVAEVQPIEQVEPVVIDIHLEADDATEVDVVEEQREITEEMKQTENEITTFLISKWDISSDQINVEYEPTMDEI from the coding sequence TTGCTGCAATGGTTAAGCAGTTGGTTAAGAGAAATTATACTCGTTATACTTCTTGCAAGTTTTGTAGATTTGATTTTACCCAGCAATAAAATGCAGCGATATGTAAAAGTGGTGATTAGTCTATTCATTCTTATGACGATTCTTTCTCCTATCGTTTCATTATTGAAGGTGGAGTGGGATTTTGATCAATTGAACAACCAGTTTCAACTAGATGAAGTAAGTACAAACAATTATGGATCAATGTCAGAAATTTTACAAGATGGAGAGAAATTAAAAGATCAAAATGAACAGGAAACCGCAAAGTTAATTCAAACAAAAATGGAAGATATGATCCACAGGCAATTAGAAGAGCAAATGTCGGTAGCTGTTCAAAGTGTATCTGTTAAGGTTTTGTTTGAAGATAGTAATGAACCGAAGGTGGGTGAGATGGTTATCGTTTTACAATCTCAAATGAAACCTGATCAGACAATGGAAGTAGCAGAAGTACAACCTATTGAACAAGTAGAACCTGTAGTGATTGATATTCATTTAGAAGCAGATGATGCAACTGAAGTTGATGTAGTTGAAGAGCAAAGGGAAATAACTGAAGAAATGAAACAAACTGAAAATGAAATTACAACCTTTTTAATTAGTAAATGGGACATTTCTTCAGATCAAATAAATGTAGAATATGAGCCAACAATGGATGAGATTTAA
- the spoIIIAA gene encoding stage III sporulation protein AA, whose product MLQSIIHMLPDTLRNIIKQLPSSISQNIEEIRIRENRPLEIGYSGTYSFISKQGRMLNTPKEAYLPTHQDIIRLLNIVTNHSMYTIEEELKRGFITVKGGHRIGLSGRTVLEHGSVKQIRDVSSFNIRIAREVIGVGRQVLPFIMDIPRKTVHHTLIISPPQLGKTTLLRDLSRMISYGSWENQSSWMGLKVGIVDERSEIAACYKGVPYFDVGPRTDVLDSCPKAEGMMMLIRSMSPEVLIVDEIGREEDVKAVHEAVHAGIRVITTSHALNFEDIKNRPVLKHLCAQGIFSRYVVLSRRRGIGTVEAILDHHGNQLNQKTIEKVRG is encoded by the coding sequence ATGTTACAATCCATTATTCATATGCTGCCTGACACCTTGCGAAATATCATCAAACAATTACCAAGTTCAATTTCTCAAAATATAGAAGAGATTCGCATTAGAGAGAATCGACCATTAGAGATAGGTTATTCCGGTACTTATAGCTTTATTTCGAAACAAGGAAGAATGCTGAATACACCAAAGGAGGCCTATTTGCCCACACATCAGGATATTATTAGACTTTTAAATATTGTAACGAATCATTCCATGTATACAATCGAAGAAGAGTTAAAAAGAGGGTTCATCACTGTAAAAGGTGGCCATCGGATAGGGTTATCTGGACGTACGGTTTTGGAACATGGTTCTGTGAAACAAATTCGTGATGTCAGCAGTTTTAATATCCGTATTGCTAGAGAAGTGATAGGAGTAGGCAGGCAAGTACTCCCTTTCATTATGGATATTCCAAGGAAAACAGTTCACCATACTTTAATCATATCACCTCCTCAATTAGGGAAAACAACTCTTTTAAGGGATTTATCCCGAATGATTAGTTATGGGAGTTGGGAAAATCAATCCTCTTGGATGGGGTTAAAAGTAGGCATTGTAGATGAACGTTCAGAAATTGCAGCCTGTTACAAAGGAGTTCCTTATTTTGATGTGGGTCCAAGAACGGATGTTTTAGATAGCTGTCCTAAAGCAGAGGGTATGATGATGTTAATTAGATCAATGTCGCCAGAAGTTCTCATTGTTGATGAGATTGGAAGAGAGGAAGATGTGAAAGCCGTTCATGAGGCAGTTCACGCCGGAATTCGAGTCATAACAACATCACATGCATTAAACTTCGAAGATATAAAAAACAGACCTGTTTTAAAACATCTTTGTGCGCAAGGTATATTTTCAAGATATGTAGTGTTAAGTAGGAGACGCGGAATAGGAACAGTAGAAGCTATCTTAGATCATCATGGGAATCAGCTCAACCAAAAAACGATAGAAAAAGTGAGAGGTTAG
- the spoIIIAD gene encoding stage III sporulation protein AD — protein MEIIQIVGLGIIATILTLVIKEQKPLFAFLLTVFTGVIIFLFLIGKISSIIQLLEKLADQSSIDMVFLKTILKIIGIAYIAEFGSQIVRDAGHESIASKIELSGKILILYMAIPIITVIIETVIKLLPT, from the coding sequence TTGGAAATCATACAAATTGTAGGACTTGGGATTATAGCAACCATTCTCACGCTTGTCATCAAAGAGCAAAAACCACTGTTTGCTTTTCTATTAACGGTATTTACAGGTGTTATAATTTTTCTTTTTTTAATAGGAAAGATCTCTTCTATCATTCAATTACTGGAAAAGTTAGCTGATCAATCAAGTATAGATATGGTATTTTTAAAAACTATTTTAAAGATTATTGGGATAGCTTATATAGCAGAATTTGGATCACAAATTGTGAGAGATGCTGGTCATGAATCTATTGCTTCAAAGATTGAACTGTCAGGAAAAATTCTCATTTTATACATGGCAATTCCCATTATTACAGTCATTATCGAAACGGTTATAAAGCTATTACCTACTTGA